One segment of Paenibacillus rhizovicinus DNA contains the following:
- a CDS encoding efflux RND transporter permease subunit encodes MNALSRFSLKNGVAIVILCLLVLGFGFYSSTQIKQQTFPDVTFPAVFIQTVYPGASTEEIESEVTKPIEQSLLGLKNYDSLTSSSSENSSSIFLQYAFGTNMDDKMKDAEAAVAKLTLPDQAKVTVQRLSFGEAPIYEAAIFSSKEDTAELQKTLEETVVPKLEKVSGVSSVTLKGAVSQELRIVVDKDKAAQYGLSLNAIQTAIQSLDYALPLGSVSQDDNTIPIRLVGKIDSIDQINNLQLSAGGGQGMGAGAGAGAKGGAPGAAKVKLSDIAKINTVSSQNEITRYNGQSSFIVSVVKTQDANTADVSDDVKAELKAFQDKGTLDVRLIQDQGEDIKHSVNSLIREGLFGALFCVIIIFLFLRNIRATLISIISLPISIFATIALMNQMGYTLNIMTLGGIAVSIGRIVDDSIVVIENIFRWRQEKGREMNGKELAFRATKEVIGAVGSSTIATVVVFAPLAFVTGIIGEFFRPFAIAVVISILCSLLVAMMLIPVLGAKFFNSIKPHKEGSRFNDFYERVIRGALRRKAWVLILSIVLLFASFGTIPLLGVAFLPAGNVASIGVDLKMPAQTPLEETNAAAGKVEEYLKGLKDIDNYQAMVGGVDNPFVQIPSTNTASFKVQFKENAKVDTNELIDKANEDLKKIVTAVSPKATVDVKEGEQNGPPTGSEVTIDLYSDDLTALSKAASQVENLMKANTDMKDVSNNLKDVSPKWVLSLNQTAKDLNVSSFQIMGAVNEQLRPVNVGTYTLDSKNWDITMAYQQQISSKSELENITIPTAAGVKKLSELADLSESTAPVAINHEEGKTYAEVKGNVKDTDKTAKVTNTIKSDIDSLSLPSNVDVKTGGGLEMITSGFKSMGMAMGAAIGLVFLVMSMTFGGLRVPLIILSSLLFVPSGALGALLITGNSLSMSAMIGMLMLVGIVVTNAVVLLDRVETNRKLGMELRESLVEASKTRLRPILMTACATILALLPLALSTSSTSLISGGLAITVIGGLTTSTLLTLIVVPVIYEMTGKRSKVRQDLDIKD; translated from the coding sequence ATGAACGCTTTATCCAGATTCAGTTTGAAAAACGGTGTCGCGATCGTGATTCTCTGTCTGCTCGTACTGGGCTTCGGCTTCTACTCGTCGACCCAAATCAAGCAGCAGACGTTCCCGGACGTGACATTCCCGGCCGTCTTCATTCAGACGGTATACCCTGGCGCTTCGACCGAGGAAATCGAGTCGGAGGTCACGAAACCGATCGAACAAAGCCTGCTGGGCTTGAAAAATTACGATTCGCTCACAAGCTCGAGCAGCGAGAATTCCTCGAGTATCTTCCTGCAATATGCATTCGGCACGAACATGGACGACAAGATGAAAGACGCCGAGGCCGCGGTAGCGAAGCTTACGCTCCCGGATCAGGCGAAGGTTACGGTTCAGCGGCTGTCGTTCGGCGAAGCGCCGATCTATGAAGCAGCCATCTTCTCCTCGAAGGAAGATACGGCCGAACTTCAGAAAACGCTGGAAGAAACCGTCGTTCCGAAGCTGGAGAAAGTATCCGGCGTCAGCTCGGTAACGCTGAAAGGCGCGGTGTCCCAAGAGCTTCGCATCGTAGTGGACAAGGATAAGGCCGCGCAGTACGGCTTGTCGCTGAACGCGATTCAGACGGCCATTCAATCGCTCGATTACGCGCTGCCGCTCGGTTCGGTCAGCCAGGATGACAATACCATTCCGATCCGCCTCGTAGGCAAGATCGACTCCATTGATCAAATCAATAACCTGCAGCTCAGCGCGGGCGGCGGTCAAGGCATGGGTGCGGGCGCAGGCGCCGGCGCGAAAGGCGGAGCTCCGGGGGCAGCGAAAGTGAAGCTGTCGGACATCGCCAAAATCAACACCGTCTCGTCCCAAAATGAAATTACGCGCTACAACGGCCAGTCCAGCTTCATCGTCAGCGTCGTTAAGACGCAAGACGCCAATACGGCTGACGTATCCGATGACGTTAAGGCAGAGCTTAAAGCTTTCCAAGATAAAGGCACGCTCGACGTTCGCCTGATTCAAGACCAAGGCGAGGATATCAAGCACTCCGTTAACTCGCTCATTCGGGAAGGCTTGTTCGGCGCCTTGTTCTGCGTCATCATCATCTTCCTGTTCCTGCGGAATATCCGGGCGACGCTTATTTCCATCATCTCGCTGCCGATCTCGATTTTCGCAACGATCGCACTGATGAATCAAATGGGTTATACGCTTAACATCATGACGCTCGGCGGGATCGCCGTTTCCATCGGACGGATCGTCGATGACAGTATCGTCGTTATCGAGAATATTTTCAGATGGCGCCAAGAGAAGGGCCGCGAGATGAACGGCAAAGAGCTGGCGTTCCGCGCAACGAAGGAAGTTATCGGCGCGGTCGGCTCCTCGACCATCGCCACCGTTGTCGTATTCGCGCCGCTTGCGTTCGTAACGGGCATTATCGGCGAGTTCTTCCGTCCGTTCGCCATCGCGGTCGTCATTTCGATCCTGTGCTCGCTGCTCGTCGCCATGATGCTCATTCCGGTGCTGGGCGCGAAGTTCTTCAATTCCATCAAGCCGCATAAGGAAGGCAGCCGCTTCAACGACTTCTACGAGCGGGTCATCCGTGGCGCACTGCGACGCAAAGCATGGGTATTGATCCTGTCGATCGTCCTGCTGTTCGCTTCGTTCGGCACGATTCCGCTGCTCGGCGTGGCATTCCTGCCGGCCGGCAATGTCGCTTCCATCGGGGTCGACCTGAAGATGCCGGCACAAACGCCGCTGGAAGAGACGAACGCGGCAGCCGGGAAAGTGGAGGAATACTTGAAAGGCTTGAAGGACATCGACAATTATCAAGCGATGGTTGGCGGCGTGGACAATCCTTTCGTACAAATTCCAAGCACGAATACGGCTTCGTTCAAAGTACAATTCAAGGAAAACGCGAAAGTCGATACGAACGAATTGATCGACAAAGCGAACGAGGATTTGAAAAAAATCGTGACGGCCGTATCGCCTAAAGCGACAGTTGACGTCAAAGAAGGCGAACAGAACGGACCGCCGACGGGCAGCGAAGTCACGATCGACCTCTATTCCGACGATCTGACGGCATTGTCCAAAGCGGCATCGCAAGTCGAGAACTTGATGAAAGCCAACACGGACATGAAAGACGTCTCGAATAATCTCAAAGACGTATCGCCGAAATGGGTGCTCTCGCTCAATCAAACGGCGAAGGATCTGAACGTTTCTTCGTTCCAAATCATGGGTGCCGTCAATGAACAGCTGCGTCCGGTTAATGTCGGCACGTACACGCTGGACAGCAAGAACTGGGATATCACGATGGCGTACCAACAGCAAATCTCGTCCAAGTCCGAATTGGAGAACATTACGATTCCGACGGCTGCGGGCGTGAAGAAACTGAGCGAGCTCGCGGACTTGTCCGAGTCGACGGCTCCGGTTGCCATTAACCATGAAGAAGGCAAAACGTACGCGGAAGTGAAAGGCAACGTGAAAGATACGGACAAAACGGCTAAGGTCACGAACACGATCAAATCGGATATTGACAGCTTGTCGCTGCCAAGCAATGTCGATGTGAAAACCGGCGGCGGCCTCGAAATGATCACCAGCGGCTTCAAGAGCATGGGCATGGCAATGGGAGCTGCAATCGGGCTCGTCTTCCTGGTCATGAGCATGACGTTCGGCGGTTTGCGCGTGCCGCTGATCATTCTCTCTTCCCTGCTCTTCGTACCGAGCGGCGCGCTTGGCGCCCTGCTGATCACGGGCAACTCGCTCTCGATGAGCGCGATGATCGGGATGCTGATGCTCGTCGGTATCGTCGTCACCAATGCGGTCGTACTCCTTGACCGCGTCGAAACGAACCGCAAGCTCGGCATGGAGCTTCGCGAATCGCTCGTAGAAGCATCGAAGACAAGGCTGAGACCGATTCTGATGACGGCTTGCGCAACGATTCTTGCCTTGCTGCCGCTGGCATTGTCGACGTCCTCGACAAGCTTGATTTCCGGCGGTTTGGCGATCACGGTTATCGGCGGCTTGACGACTTCGACGCTGCTTACGCTGATCGTCGTTCCGGTTATTTACGAAATGACGGGCAAGCGCAGCAAGGTTCGCCAAGACCTCGATATTAAAGACTAA
- a CDS encoding class I SAM-dependent methyltransferase → MKQNKYDEDGFFANYSGMPRSIGGLEAAGEWQSFRPMLPDLKGKRVLDIGCGFGWHCRYAREQQAESVVGIDISDNMLARARELTDDPKIEYRRLAIEDLDYPAGSFDVVISSLALHYIERFDAVCRDVRRLLAPGGSFVFSTEHPVFTARAAQDWHYGPEGEKLHWPVDDYYAEGLRQARFLENDVIKYHRTVATLLNALIETGFSIRKLSEPQPSREMVETIPGMRDELRRPMFLMVAADRND, encoded by the coding sequence ATGAAACAAAATAAATACGACGAAGATGGCTTCTTCGCCAACTACAGCGGGATGCCGCGTTCGATCGGCGGCTTGGAAGCGGCTGGCGAATGGCAGTCTTTCAGGCCGATGCTGCCTGACTTGAAGGGGAAACGGGTGCTCGATATCGGCTGCGGCTTCGGCTGGCATTGCCGGTATGCGAGGGAGCAGCAGGCCGAGTCGGTCGTAGGCATCGACATTTCGGACAATATGCTGGCGCGTGCCAGGGAGCTGACCGACGATCCGAAGATCGAGTACCGCCGTCTGGCGATCGAGGATCTCGATTATCCGGCTGGCTCGTTCGACGTCGTGATCAGCTCGCTCGCCCTGCACTATATCGAGCGCTTCGACGCCGTTTGCCGGGATGTCCGCAGGCTGCTCGCGCCCGGCGGCAGCTTCGTCTTCTCGACCGAGCACCCGGTCTTCACCGCGCGCGCCGCGCAGGATTGGCATTACGGTCCGGAGGGCGAGAAGCTGCATTGGCCGGTCGACGATTATTACGCGGAAGGCTTGCGGCAGGCGAGATTTCTCGAGAATGACGTGATCAAATACCATCGCACCGTCGCTACGCTGCTGAACGCGCTGATCGAAACCGGCTTCAGCATTCGGAAGCTGTCCGAGCCCCAGCCGTCGCGGGAGATGGTCGAGACGATTCCCGGCATGCGCGACGAGCTGCGCCGGCCGATGTTCTTGATGGTGGCCGCGGATCGGAACGATTGA
- a CDS encoding MFS transporter, producing MQLSSYPKEIKVFLLASLVNAIGSALMWPLVTMFVFDELGRSMKDAGLVILIQSIGGIAGQLLGGSLYHRIGVKKLIIGALALNAAGLLLLPALSHSWPVFIVMMGLIGLFNALSMPAIQAFIGFRFADRRGELYNVIYIANNIGVAVGTALSGFLADVSYSLSFILNGVSSGVFAVFFLFYLKQVGTGGEGGSPMLKKRASQEAGIWPLLTDYRIYLFMALGAMLINLGNSIWNTGVSPFIIEHGMSKQMFGFLWTFNGILIFIAQPVTNLIKRMAARSIKAQLTASAVFYFLGYAVILAMHSFPGMVLGMLLTTLGEMLIAPAIPAFLSENGGRHAPFYLGLAGGIGSAGRVIGPYVMGGLYDGGGLTPVAWLAVATAALATGSFVVHAAVNRRKEPAAAQKRETLHV from the coding sequence ATGCAACTCTCTTCCTATCCGAAAGAAATCAAAGTCTTCCTGCTGGCCAGCCTCGTCAATGCCATCGGAAGCGCGCTCATGTGGCCGCTCGTGACGATGTTCGTCTTCGACGAGCTTGGCCGAAGCATGAAGGACGCCGGACTCGTCATTCTGATTCAGTCGATCGGCGGCATTGCCGGCCAGCTGCTCGGCGGCTCGCTGTACCACCGGATCGGCGTCAAAAAACTGATCATCGGCGCGCTCGCCTTGAACGCGGCCGGATTGCTGCTGCTTCCCGCGCTCAGCCATTCATGGCCCGTCTTTATCGTCATGATGGGACTGATCGGCCTGTTCAACGCGCTCTCGATGCCAGCCATTCAAGCGTTCATCGGGTTTCGATTCGCCGACCGGCGGGGCGAGCTGTATAACGTCATCTATATCGCCAACAATATCGGCGTCGCCGTCGGCACGGCGCTAAGCGGGTTTCTCGCGGACGTCTCCTATTCGCTCAGCTTCATCCTGAACGGCGTGTCGTCGGGCGTGTTCGCGGTCTTTTTCTTATTTTATTTGAAGCAAGTCGGGACAGGCGGCGAAGGCGGAAGCCCTATGCTCAAGAAACGGGCATCCCAGGAAGCCGGAATCTGGCCGTTATTGACGGACTATCGCATCTACTTGTTCATGGCGCTCGGGGCGATGCTCATCAATCTCGGCAACAGCATATGGAATACCGGCGTGTCTCCGTTCATTATCGAGCACGGCATGTCGAAGCAGATGTTCGGCTTCCTCTGGACGTTCAACGGGATTCTCATCTTCATCGCCCAGCCGGTCACGAACCTCATCAAACGAATGGCCGCCCGTTCCATCAAAGCGCAATTGACGGCCAGCGCGGTGTTCTACTTCCTTGGCTATGCCGTCATTCTGGCAATGCACAGCTTCCCGGGCATGGTGCTCGGCATGCTGCTCACCACGCTGGGCGAAATGCTGATCGCGCCGGCCATCCCGGCTTTCCTGAGCGAGAACGGCGGCCGCCATGCGCCGTTCTATCTCGGCCTTGCCGGCGGCATCGGATCGGCGGGCCGCGTCATCGGCCCTTACGTTATGGGCGGCCTCTACGACGGCGGCGGCCTGACGCCTGTCGCTTGGCTGGCGGTCGCGACCGCGGCGCTGGCGACGGGATCGTTCGTCGTGCATGCGGCGGTCAATCGCCGCAAGGAACCGGCAGCGGCGCAGAAACGCGAGACGCTGCACGTTTGA
- a CDS encoding spore germination protein, protein MVKLQDIDENTVKQELNAELEVTLSVIRSLLGNSTDLIVRHFKIMTKLQPHSAAVVYVDGLANPKDLLESLLADSVETQAFQQLSDETEPLEMIRMYMLKIGDIKAAFNYEVLCHGILSGETAVLVEGYSEGIIASTSEWEDRGVTEPTSQSVVRGPREGFSETLRTNTSLIRRKIKDPRLWLETRQVGTVTHTDVALMYIQGIVDDKVVEEVRLRLDRIDIDAILESGYIEELIQDETFTPFPTIYNTERPDTVAGALLEGRVAIIVDGTPFVLLVPALFTHFLQTAEDYYQRADIGTLLRILRYVCTFIALFGPAAYIAITTFHQEMIPMPLLINIVAQREGIPFPAFIEALLMEVTFEILREAGVRMPRTVGQAVSIVGALVIGQAAVDAGLVGPAMVIVVSITAISNFVIPSYNMGISIRMIRFVLMMLAASFGLYGILTGVIIMVLHLCSLRSFGVPYLAPFAPFIMEDQKDNIFRLPQWMLMTRQHMISPNDRKRQKKRSSP, encoded by the coding sequence GTGGTTAAGCTGCAGGACATAGATGAGAACACGGTTAAGCAAGAATTGAACGCGGAGCTTGAAGTCACCTTGAGCGTCATCCGGTCCTTGCTTGGCAACAGCACGGATCTTATCGTTCGCCATTTTAAAATCATGACGAAGCTGCAGCCGCATTCGGCCGCGGTCGTATACGTCGACGGGCTGGCCAATCCGAAGGACCTGCTGGAGTCGCTGCTTGCCGACAGCGTCGAGACGCAGGCGTTTCAACAACTCTCGGACGAGACCGAACCCCTGGAAATGATCCGAATGTACATGCTCAAGATCGGCGATATCAAGGCTGCATTCAATTACGAAGTACTCTGCCACGGAATTTTATCCGGCGAAACCGCGGTGCTCGTGGAAGGTTATTCGGAGGGAATCATTGCCAGCACGAGCGAGTGGGAAGACAGGGGCGTCACGGAGCCTACCTCCCAATCGGTCGTCAGGGGTCCGCGGGAAGGATTCTCCGAAACGCTGCGTACGAATACCTCTTTGATCCGGCGCAAAATCAAGGATCCCCGGTTGTGGCTGGAGACGAGACAGGTAGGCACCGTTACGCATACGGACGTTGCCCTCATGTACATTCAAGGAATCGTGGACGACAAGGTCGTGGAAGAAGTCCGCCTCCGCTTGGATCGGATCGACATCGATGCGATTCTGGAGAGCGGCTACATCGAAGAGTTGATTCAAGACGAGACGTTTACGCCTTTTCCGACGATCTACAATACGGAACGTCCGGATACGGTCGCCGGCGCCCTGTTGGAGGGACGGGTGGCGATTATCGTCGACGGAACGCCTTTCGTGCTGCTCGTGCCGGCTTTATTCACCCATTTCCTGCAAACGGCCGAGGATTATTATCAACGCGCGGACATCGGCACGCTCCTTCGGATACTCCGGTACGTTTGCACGTTCATAGCCTTGTTCGGACCGGCTGCGTACATCGCGATCACGACCTTTCATCAAGAGATGATTCCGATGCCGCTCCTCATCAACATCGTGGCGCAGCGGGAAGGGATTCCGTTTCCCGCGTTCATCGAAGCGTTACTGATGGAAGTGACCTTCGAAATCCTGAGGGAAGCCGGCGTTCGCATGCCGAGGACGGTGGGGCAGGCCGTATCGATCGTCGGGGCGCTCGTTATCGGACAAGCGGCGGTCGACGCGGGGTTGGTAGGCCCGGCGATGGTCATCGTCGTATCCATCACGGCAATCTCGAATTTCGTCATTCCGTCGTACAACATGGGCATTTCGATCCGTATGATTCGCTTTGTGCTAATGATGCTCGCCGCTTCCTTCGGATTGTACGGCATTTTGACCGGCGTCATTATCATGGTGCTGCACCTTTGCAGCCTGCGTTCGTTCGGCGTGCCCTATCTGGCGCCGTTCGCGCCGTTCATCATGGAGGATCAGAAGGATAATATTTTCCGATTGCCTCAATGGATGCTCATGACGCGTCAGCACATGATCAGCCCGAATGACCGTAAACGGCAAAAGAAACGTTCTTCGCCTTAA
- a CDS encoding Ger(x)C family spore germination protein codes for MIQAMLLRKLLLSALLLLSSATLTGCWNRKELNEISIATAFGFDKYRNQYNVSVQLINASEISASKGGGGRVPVVTVQLSKGHTIFESIRAMTTATPRKIYSSHLRILVIGEELAREGIAKVLDSLSRDHELRTDFYIVIAKGASATDVLRILTPLEKIPTDKLFSSLEASERNWGVTSTVDLHQLIFDLVDLGKDPVLPGVRIIGHINQGEAKSNLDHVSPQTLLKYESLAVFRKDKLVGWLSDKQSKGYNYILGNIQSTIIRLPCPKGGDLAIELIHATHKIKGKIVNGHPEIQVTVRAEGNVGEVECGMDLGTNEAMALLEKELSDSIKATMASSVMRAKAYKADIFGFGSAIHRADYRVWRRLEDHWEDEFVHLPVHLTVDAKIRRTGSVVQSFLERMEEE; via the coding sequence ATGATTCAAGCCATGCTGCTGCGCAAATTGCTGTTGTCCGCGCTTCTGCTCCTGTCGTCCGCGACGTTGACAGGGTGCTGGAACCGGAAAGAACTCAACGAGATCTCCATTGCGACGGCCTTCGGATTCGATAAGTATCGCAATCAATACAACGTATCGGTCCAGTTGATCAATGCATCGGAAATCTCCGCTTCGAAGGGCGGAGGCGGTCGGGTGCCGGTGGTCACGGTCCAGTTGTCCAAGGGGCACACGATCTTTGAATCGATTCGCGCCATGACGACGGCGACGCCGCGTAAGATTTATTCGTCCCATTTGCGCATTCTCGTCATCGGGGAGGAACTGGCCAGGGAAGGCATCGCGAAAGTGCTGGACTCCCTCTCCCGCGACCATGAATTGCGGACGGATTTCTACATCGTCATAGCTAAGGGAGCTTCTGCGACCGACGTGCTGAGAATCCTGACGCCGCTGGAGAAAATTCCGACCGATAAGCTGTTCTCCTCTCTCGAGGCTTCCGAGCGAAACTGGGGCGTGACGTCTACGGTCGATCTGCACCAGCTGATCTTTGATTTGGTTGACCTGGGCAAGGATCCCGTTCTGCCCGGCGTCCGTATCATCGGCCACATCAATCAGGGGGAAGCGAAATCCAATTTAGATCATGTGAGTCCGCAGACGCTGCTGAAATACGAGAGTCTCGCCGTGTTTCGCAAGGATAAGCTCGTGGGGTGGCTGAGCGATAAACAAAGCAAAGGCTATAACTACATACTGGGAAACATCCAAAGCACGATCATTCGGCTCCCGTGTCCGAAAGGCGGCGATCTGGCCATTGAATTGATTCATGCGACCCACAAAATCAAAGGGAAGATCGTGAACGGACATCCGGAAATCCAAGTGACCGTCAGGGCGGAAGGCAATGTGGGGGAGGTGGAGTGCGGCATGGATTTGGGCACGAACGAGGCGATGGCATTGCTCGAGAAGGAATTAAGCGATAGCATCAAGGCGACCATGGCATCTTCCGTCATGCGGGCTAAAGCTTACAAAGCGGACATCTTCGGTTTCGGATCCGCGATTCATCGGGCCGACTACAGAGTGTGGCGCCGCCTGGAGGACCACTGGGAAGACGAGTTCGTCCATCTGCCCGTGCATCTGACGGTAGATGCCAAAATCCGCCGCACAGGTTCGGTCGTGCAGTCCTTCCTAGAGCGAATGGAGGAGGAATGA
- a CDS encoding GerAB/ArcD/ProY family transporter: MGEMIEKGKINPRQFSILTLLFSLGSTILIVPSALTSIAKQDGWIAAVAGVAGGMAVIFLYSMLGSRYPDQSLMQYTEAILGRWLGKVACALFLSYFFILSALVLRNVGDFITTIVMPETPIQVVHALFLLAAVMGVSLGLEVIARSSEIFLPWIAVLIIVLIVFLIPQIQLDRIQPMFETGVKGIIHGSLSVLSIPYMELVVLLMVYPYVTKPKKIRSAFMKGGLLGGVIVIVVTILCVFVLGWDFTARHTFPSYTLAKKIQVGEFLQRIEVLVAIIWFLTIFFKLALCFYASILGMAQLFRLRTYRPLLVPSSIVLGVLSIVVYPNIVYFRVFAAEIWPFYSLTFGLFMPLLLLTVSALKPKPPADGSSAEPKEKIH; the protein is encoded by the coding sequence ATGGGCGAAATGATCGAGAAAGGCAAAATCAACCCGCGGCAATTTTCGATCCTTACGCTATTGTTCTCCTTGGGCAGTACCATTCTGATCGTGCCGTCCGCGCTGACGTCCATCGCCAAGCAGGATGGCTGGATTGCCGCCGTTGCCGGGGTTGCCGGCGGCATGGCGGTCATCTTCCTCTACAGCATGTTGGGCTCGAGATACCCTGACCAATCATTAATGCAATATACCGAAGCCATTCTCGGCCGGTGGCTGGGCAAGGTCGCCTGCGCGCTCTTCCTGTCGTATTTTTTTATCCTGTCGGCATTGGTGCTTCGGAACGTAGGCGATTTCATTACGACGATCGTCATGCCCGAGACGCCGATTCAAGTCGTGCATGCGTTGTTCCTGCTTGCGGCCGTCATGGGCGTGAGCTTGGGCTTGGAAGTCATTGCGCGTTCGTCGGAGATTTTCCTGCCGTGGATCGCCGTGCTGATCATCGTGTTGATCGTGTTCCTGATTCCTCAAATACAATTGGACCGCATACAGCCGATGTTCGAAACCGGAGTCAAAGGCATTATCCACGGAAGCTTGTCCGTTCTGAGCATTCCCTACATGGAACTCGTCGTCTTGCTGATGGTCTATCCGTACGTTACGAAACCGAAGAAAATCCGCTCGGCCTTCATGAAGGGGGGGCTCCTCGGCGGCGTGATCGTCATCGTCGTGACGATCCTATGCGTGTTCGTCCTCGGATGGGATTTCACGGCCAGACACACCTTTCCAAGCTATACATTGGCCAAAAAAATTCAAGTCGGGGAGTTTCTCCAGCGCATCGAGGTATTGGTGGCGATCATTTGGTTTCTGACGATCTTCTTCAAGCTGGCCCTCTGCTTCTATGCTTCGATACTCGGCATGGCCCAGCTGTTCCGCCTGCGAACCTATCGTCCCCTTCTCGTGCCAAGCAGCATCGTGCTAGGCGTGTTGTCGATCGTCGTCTATCCGAATATCGTCTATTTCCGCGTGTTCGCGGCCGAAATCTGGCCGTTCTACTCGCTTACGTTCGGCTTGTTCATGCCGCTCCTGCTGCTGACCGTGTCCGCATTGAAGCCGAAGCCGCCCGCGGACGGTTCTTCCGCCGAGCCGAAGGAGAAGATTCACTGA
- a CDS encoding ATP-binding protein, which yields MDKPHGTSVPALLRSGAAQDPRQEVRPHLRPNLFDPFVTTKSDGTGLGLAICKQIVERNAGAITFESGPERTTFTVVFDHRSEPELSAERDDEYIPLAGSS from the coding sequence CTGGATAAACCGCATGGAACGAGCGTACCCGCTCTTTTACGATCTGGAGCAGCTCAGGATCCAAGGCAGGAAGTACGCCCTCATCTACGGCCGAATCTATTCGACCCCTTCGTCACGACCAAATCCGACGGCACGGGGCTCGGCCTTGCGATCTGCAAACAAATCGTCGAACGCAACGCCGGAGCGATTACCTTCGAATCGGGCCCGGAACGGACTACGTTCACCGTCGTCTTCGATCACCGTTCTGAACCGGAATTGAGCGCCGAACGGGATGACGAATATATCCCCTTGGCCGGCAGTTCCTAA